The following proteins are encoded in a genomic region of Magnolia sinica isolate HGM2019 chromosome 1, MsV1, whole genome shotgun sequence:
- the LOC131227394 gene encoding cyclin-T1-3-like isoform X7 → MKMKIGGGHENDGLCTILIVTLPQVTIATAIIFCHRFFLRQSHAKNDRRYILQTIATVCMFLAGKVEETPRPLKDVILVSYEMINKKDPAAVQRIKQKEVYEQQKEHILLGERVVLATLGFDLNVHHPYKPLVEAIKKFKVAQNALAQVAWNFVNDGLRTSLCLQFKPHHIAAGAIFLAAKFLKVKLPSDGEKVWWQEFDVTPRQLEEVSNQMLELYEQNRTVPPSHGSASEGSNHHRGTMMKTTAIVEDPVSINSYSPAVAGAAIFKQGGPTVSSVRMEPDQSSIDNHQSMPQRSNQNQSNDYGNTETRGDYKVVDSGGGSWDRRHHEPDQFPCGSSKESITEASNRSKNVTGSDSERNETTAEAREWKDEGLLHKVSGNMGGQSSSYGEGPKGCCPPDAIRKIDKEKVKAALEKRRKSRADVTRKADLMDEYDIIERELENGLELAAKDEKVRQERRQSWSNNNKQQPLYRLEPETAAPNPGKVHGDFGGRDNHFLSIEQQSSGSGGGGRVRSASVDSEEMVHGSERDAVENAEEGELSSFNPPWEIHSPKSSSRNRRAAVSPIKRHDFPQHPLPPAATYPHCSHQIVEDGRLDHLERDHRRHRQGNHI, encoded by the exons ATGAAAATGAAGATTGGCGGAGGACATGAGAATGATGGGTTGTGTACTATCTTGATCGTCACGTT ACCTCAGGTAACAATAGCTACGGCAATTATATTCTGTCATCGTTTTTTCCTTCGCCAATCTCACGCAAAGAATGATAGGAGG TATATTCTGCAGACGATTGCAACAGTGTGCATGTTTCTTGCTGGGAAGGTTGAAGAAACTCCTAGGCCACTGAAAGATGTCATTCTTGTTTCGTATGAAATGATCAATAAAAAGGACCCTGCTGCTGTTCAGAGAATCAAACAGAAG GAAGTATACGAACAACAAAAGGAGCATATTTTGCTTGGGGAGAGGGTTGTACTTGCTACTCTTGGCTTCGACCTCAATGTGCACCACCCATATAAGCCCCTTGTCGAAGCAATAAAGAAATTCAAGGTTGCGCAGAATGCCCTTGCTCAAGTTGCATGGAATTTTGTCAATGATGG GCTGCGGACATCACTCTGCCTGCAATTTAAACCCCATCATATTGCGGCTGGTGCCATATTCCTTGCCGCTAAGTTTCTCAAAGTAAAGCTTCCATCGGATGGCGAGAAGGTCTGGTGGCAAGAATTTGATGTTACCCCACGACAGTTGGAAG AGGTAAGCAATCAAATGTTGGAACTGTATGAACAAAACCGTACGGTGCCACCTTCCCATGGGAGTGCAAGTGAAGGGTCGAATCACCATCGAGGCACAATGATGAAGACTACAGCCATTGTTGAGGACCCTGTCTCAATAAACAGTTATTCTCCGGCTGTTGCAGGAGCAGCGATTTTCAAGCAAGGAGGCCCAACTGTATCATCAGTTCGAATGGAGCCAGACCAATCATCTATAGACAATCATCAAAGCATGCCTCAAAGAAGTAATCAAAACCAAAGTAATGACTATGGAAACACGGAGACCAGGGGTGACTACAAGGTAGTAGATAGCGGTGGTGGAAGTTGGGACCGGCGACATCATGAACCAGATCAATTTCCTTGTGGCAGCAGCAAGGAAAGCATCACTGAAGCCTCGAACAGATCCAAGAATGTTACTGGTTCAGATTCAGAGCGGAATGAGACTACTGCTGAAGCAAGGGAATGGAAGGATGAAGGGTTGTTGCACAAGGTCTCTGGCAACATGGGTGGTCAGAGTTCTTCCTACGGTGAAGGGCCGAAAGGTTGCTGTCCGCCAGATGCCATCAGAAAGATTGACAAGGAGAAGGTGAAGGCAGCACTGGAGAAGCGAAGGAAATCCCGAGCTGACGTGACCAGGAAGGCGGACTTGATGGATGAGTATGATATCATTGAGAGAGAGCTGGAAAATGGTTTGGAATTGGCAGCCAAAGATGAGAAAGTAAGGCAGGAGAGGAGGCAGAGCTGGTCCAATAATAATAAACAACAGCCTTTGTACAGGCTGGAACCTGAGACCGCCGCCCCTAATCCTGGAAAGGTGCATGGCGATTTTGGTGGACGAGACAATCATTTCCTTTCGATCGAACAGCAGTCATCAGggagtggtggtggtggtagggTGAGATCAGCATCTGTTGACTCGGAAGAGATGGTCCATGGAAGCGAGCGGGATGCTGTGGAGAATGCAGAAGAAGGGGAGTTGTCCTCATTCAATCCTCCCTGGGAAATCCATTCTCCAAAGTCCAGCAGTCGCAATAGGAGAGCAGCAGTGAGCCCAATCAAACGACATGATTTCCCACAGCATCCTCTTCCACCAGCAGCTACTTACCCCCACTGCAGTCACCAAATTGTGGAAGACGGACGGCTTGATCATTTGGAAAGAGATCACAGAAGGCACAGACAGGGAAATCACATCTGA
- the LOC131227394 gene encoding cyclin-T1-4-like isoform X12 translates to MFLAGKVEETPRPLKDVILVSYEMINKKDPAAVQRIKQKEVYEQQKEHILLGERVVLATLGFDLNVHHPYKPLVEAIKKFKVAQNALAQVAWNFVNDGLRTSLCLQFKPHHIAAGAIFLAAKFLKVKLPSDGEKVWWQEFDVTPRQLEEVSNQMLELYEQNRTVPPSHGSASEGSNHHRGTMMKTTAIVEDPVSINSYSPAVAGAAIFKQGGPTVSSVRMEPDQSSIDNHQSMPQRSNQNQSNDYGNTETRGDYKVVDSGGGSWDRRHHEPDQFPCGSSKESITEASNRSKNVTGSDSERNETTAEAREWKDEGLLHKVSGNMGGQSSSYGEGPKGCCPPDAIRKIDKEKVKAALEKRRKSRADVTRKADLMDEYDIIERELENGLELAAKDEKVRQERRQSWSNNNKQQPLYRLEPETAAPNPGKVHGDFGGRDNHFLSIEQQSSGSGGGGRVRSASVDSEEMVHGSERDAVENAEEGELSSFNPPWEIHSPKSSSRNRRAAVSPIKRHDFPQHPLPPAATYPHCSHQIVEDGRLDHLERDHRRHRQGNHI, encoded by the exons ATGTTTCTTGCTGGGAAGGTTGAAGAAACTCCTAGGCCACTGAAAGATGTCATTCTTGTTTCGTATGAAATGATCAATAAAAAGGACCCTGCTGCTGTTCAGAGAATCAAACAGAAG GAAGTATACGAACAACAAAAGGAGCATATTTTGCTTGGGGAGAGGGTTGTACTTGCTACTCTTGGCTTCGACCTCAATGTGCACCACCCATATAAGCCCCTTGTCGAAGCAATAAAGAAATTCAAGGTTGCGCAGAATGCCCTTGCTCAAGTTGCATGGAATTTTGTCAATGATGG GCTGCGGACATCACTCTGCCTGCAATTTAAACCCCATCATATTGCGGCTGGTGCCATATTCCTTGCCGCTAAGTTTCTCAAAGTAAAGCTTCCATCGGATGGCGAGAAGGTCTGGTGGCAAGAATTTGATGTTACCCCACGACAGTTGGAAG AGGTAAGCAATCAAATGTTGGAACTGTATGAACAAAACCGTACGGTGCCACCTTCCCATGGGAGTGCAAGTGAAGGGTCGAATCACCATCGAGGCACAATGATGAAGACTACAGCCATTGTTGAGGACCCTGTCTCAATAAACAGTTATTCTCCGGCTGTTGCAGGAGCAGCGATTTTCAAGCAAGGAGGCCCAACTGTATCATCAGTTCGAATGGAGCCAGACCAATCATCTATAGACAATCATCAAAGCATGCCTCAAAGAAGTAATCAAAACCAAAGTAATGACTATGGAAACACGGAGACCAGGGGTGACTACAAGGTAGTAGATAGCGGTGGTGGAAGTTGGGACCGGCGACATCATGAACCAGATCAATTTCCTTGTGGCAGCAGCAAGGAAAGCATCACTGAAGCCTCGAACAGATCCAAGAATGTTACTGGTTCAGATTCAGAGCGGAATGAGACTACTGCTGAAGCAAGGGAATGGAAGGATGAAGGGTTGTTGCACAAGGTCTCTGGCAACATGGGTGGTCAGAGTTCTTCCTACGGTGAAGGGCCGAAAGGTTGCTGTCCGCCAGATGCCATCAGAAAGATTGACAAGGAGAAGGTGAAGGCAGCACTGGAGAAGCGAAGGAAATCCCGAGCTGACGTGACCAGGAAGGCGGACTTGATGGATGAGTATGATATCATTGAGAGAGAGCTGGAAAATGGTTTGGAATTGGCAGCCAAAGATGAGAAAGTAAGGCAGGAGAGGAGGCAGAGCTGGTCCAATAATAATAAACAACAGCCTTTGTACAGGCTGGAACCTGAGACCGCCGCCCCTAATCCTGGAAAGGTGCATGGCGATTTTGGTGGACGAGACAATCATTTCCTTTCGATCGAACAGCAGTCATCAGggagtggtggtggtggtagggTGAGATCAGCATCTGTTGACTCGGAAGAGATGGTCCATGGAAGCGAGCGGGATGCTGTGGAGAATGCAGAAGAAGGGGAGTTGTCCTCATTCAATCCTCCCTGGGAAATCCATTCTCCAAAGTCCAGCAGTCGCAATAGGAGAGCAGCAGTGAGCCCAATCAAACGACATGATTTCCCACAGCATCCTCTTCCACCAGCAGCTACTTACCCCCACTGCAGTCACCAAATTGTGGAAGACGGACGGCTTGATCATTTGGAAAGAGATCACAGAAGGCACAGACAGGGAAATCACATCTGA